AAACGTTATTATATCAGCGTTTCTGGCATTTTTTTGTTTTCTTTTTGTAAATGGTAGCCCTTTTGGTAGCCTTGTATTAAAAATTCATGTATTTAGCAAAGTTGTCGGCTACTTCTTCACGTTGTTTGTCTGTTACATGGGTATAAATATTCAGAACGAAAATAACTTTCTAACTGTTAATCACTACAAAATTTGTTATAATAATAGGGATGCTATTGTTTTGGCAGAAAAATAGTTATCGTTTGTCGTCAACAAGATAGTATCATTTGATGATGACAATCGATGATAAAATAAACACAGTGTAAGAGAGGGTGTTCTGGCTTGAACGACTGAAAAAAATTCGCTGATGTTGGAATATTGCACAGAGACAACTGCTAAAGTGGACGACAAGCCAAAACAAACGAGCCAGGATAAACATAGTGCGAGCGAGGGCGTTCAGCCTCGAACCACTGGAGAAAGTTACTGGCGTGCGCGTAGTCGCACAGAAGGGACTTTTGAAGTGGACGTCGAGGTTGCCCAAGCGAGCCAGGATAGGAGAGACATAGATGAGTGATGCACTCGATATAAAAGGTTTAAAAAAAGTATATGCGTCCGGTGTGGAAGCGTTACGTGGTATCGATTTAACGGTGGAAGAAGGGGACTTTTATGCATTATTAGGACCTAATGGCGCCGGGAAATCAACGACGATAGGTATTATTACGTCCTTAGTCAACAAGACAGCAGGGCAAGTAAAAGTATTTGGATACGATATTGATACGGATTTAGAACGGGCAAAGCAACAGATTGGTTTAGTGCCCCAAGAATTTAACTTCAACCCCTTTGAAACGGTGCAACAAATTGTTGTGAATCAAGCAGGGTATTATGGTGTTCCCCGTAAAGAGGCACTCAAACGAAGCGAAACTTTTTTGAAGCAGGCCAACCTGTGGGAAAAGCGCAATCAGCGAGCGCGTATGTTATCCGGTGGAATGAAACGACGATTGATGATTGCCCGAGCATTAATGCATGAGCCAAAATTACTTATCTTAGATGAACCTACTGCAGGTGTTGATATTGAGTTGCGCCGTGATATGTGGGCATTTCTCAAGGAACTCAATGCTAGTGGTACAACGATTATCTTGACGACGCACTATTTAGAAGAAGCAGAAATGTTGTGTCGTAATATTGGTATTATTCAGTCAGGGGAATTAATTGAAAATACGAGTATGAAAACTTTGTTGGCCAAACTACAATATGAGACCTTTATTTTTGACTTGGATAAATATACGACAAAACCAGTGATTGCAGGGTATAATAGTTATTTTGAAGATGACCAAACATTGGCTGTTGAAGTCGAACGTCATCAAGGGGTCAATAATATTTTTGAACAGCTGAATCAACAACAGGTTAAGGTGCTGTCGATGCGTAATAAGTCCAATCGTTTAGAAGAATTGTTCTTAAAAATTACCGAGGATAAAAAATAGATGGAGGCGAATTATGTTTAGTATTTATTTTACAGCGTTGAAAAGTTTAGCAATTAAGGAGACGAATCGCTATTTACGAATATGGGTGCAAACATTGGTGCCACCTGTGATAACGACATCACTTTACTTTATCATTTTTGGTAAAATGATTGGGGGTCGAATCGGTGAGATGGGTGGGTTTTCTTACATGGAATTCATTGTGCCCGGTCTGATTATGATGTCAGCCATCACGAGTTCCTATTCGAATGTATCGTCATCCTTCTTCTCACAAAAATTCCAGAAAAATATTGAAGAATTATTGGTTGCACCTGTACCAACACATGTCATTATTTGGGGCTTTGTTATCGGAGGATTGGGTAGAAGCTTATTAGTTGGCAGCTTAGTGACGGTTATTTCATTATTTTTTGTGCCACTAAAGGTCTATTCGTGGGGTATTGTTGTTATCACTTTATTGATGACCGCTATCTTATTCTCATTAGCGGGCCTTATCAATGGTGTGTTCGCGCAATCTTACGATGATGTGTCGATTGTGCCAACATTTGTCTTACAACCATTAACTTATTTAGGTGGTGTCTTTTATGCGATTTCGATGTTACCACCTTTTTGGCAAGCAGTGTCAAAAATTAACCCAATCGTCTACATGATTTCAGGTTTTCGTTATGGATTTTTAGGTACAACGGATGTGCCGATTATGGTTTCGATTACGATTTTAGTGTTATTTATTATTGTTTTGTATTCAGTGTGTTATTACTTAGTCTCACGTGGTCGTGGATTGCGTAGTTAAGCCGATAAATTTAGTACTGTAAAAGCGATGTTTGTCGATTCATTAGATTTTCCTCCATTGTCAATTGACATTCGTATTAAGCTAGTTTAAAAAAGAGTGTAAAAAAACAGTTAACAAATTTGAAGTGCTGATGTGCATTTTTCCTTATTAGGACGCGGATAAATAGACCGTCTGTGTTGGCGATTTCCGGAATCAAAGTAAACATACACTACATCAGTCAGAATTGACACTTGATTCTAAAAGTAATACAATGGTATTACTAAATGGAAAGCGAGGGATAACATGGCTACTATTACTTTAAAAATATCAGAACGAGAAAAAATCTTTTTGCAAGGTATTGCTAAACTTGAAGGCATTAGTCTATCGGAATTGATTCGCAATAAAACATTGCGTTCAATTGAAGACGAATATGATGCGAAAGTGGCAGATATGGTATTAGAAGATTATGAAGAATACCTAGCAAATGGTGGACAAGTACTATCATGGAGTGAGCTAACTCATGGTTTATAATCTTGTTCCAACACCTTTATTTTTTAAACAATTTAAAAAGTTAGATAAGTTTGTTCAAAAGCAAATTAAGTCTTATTTAGAATCTGTTGTGACGAATCCACGTTCAAAAGGAAAGGGATTAGTTGCGAACGGTAGTGGACAGTGGCGTTATCGTATCGGTGATTATCGTGTTATTGTAAATATTCAAGACAATGAAATGGTTATTTTAGCGTTAGAAGTCGGACATCGGAAAAATATATACTGAAATTTCTGATTTTTTTCGATATTTTACCTATTAGGGATTTGCTAGACTTCTCCCTATTTTCAGTTGACTTTTATGCCTATTATCGGTATTATTATGACAGTTAAAGACAAAGAAAAAAGATAGTAAAGCGAGTTTGGGAGAGTGGAAGCCGAACCGAATCGATGGCATGTTTTTAACCAGTTCGAATAATCAAACTAAAGAGTTGGGATTGGACAGCTGTCATTCCCCATAAATTAGGGTGGAACCGCGATTGAATCGCCCCTATGAGTGAACGAGAGTGTTCATTCATAGGGGTTTATTTTATTCCGATTCAAAAATTCGGCCGCTATGCGTACTTCGAGTGGGATAGCGTTTAATTCAAGGCATCTGCATTTATATGATATTAACTTAAAGGAGCAGTGATAATATGGCAAAAAAACAGACAATGCAAAATATTATTATGACATTGCAACAATTTTGGGCAAAACAAGGTTGTATGGTATTACAAAGTTATGATACGGAAAAAGGGGCAGGGACGATGAGCCCGTATACTTTTTTACGTGCGATTGGACCTGAGCCATGGAATGCCGCGTATGTTGAACCGTCTCGCCGTCCGGCTGATGGACGCTACGGTGAGAATCCAAACCGTTTATTCCAACATCATCAATTTCAAGTAGTGATGAAACCCTCTCCCTTGAACATTCAAGAATTATACCTTGAAAGTTTAGAAGCAATCGGGATTAATCCATTGGAGCACGATATTCGTTTTGTTGAAGATAACTGGGAAAATCCATCCCTTGGTTGTGCGGGTCTCGGCTGGGAAGTGTGGATTGATGGGATGGAAATCACACAATTTACGTATTTCCAACAAGTCGGTGGTTTAAAATGTATGCCAGTAACCTCTGAAATTACTTATGGTTTAGAACGTTTAGCAATGTATATTTTAGATGTAGAAGACGTTTATGAATTAGAATGGGTGGAAGGCGTTAAATACGGAGAAATTTTCCGTCAACCTGAGCGTGAACATTCGACTTATGCCTTTGAATTGAGTAATAGTGAGATGTTATTCCATCAATTTGATGCCTATGAAGAAGAAGCGTTAAAACTTATTGAAGCGGGACTCGTACATCCTGCCTATGATTATATTTTAAAATGCAGCCATAGCTTTAACCTGTTAGATGCACGTGGCATGATTTCTGTATCTGACCGCGCAGGGTTCTTAGCCCGTATTCGTAAAATGGCACGTGCCGTCGCCCAAGCATTTGTCGATGAGCGTGAACGTTTAGGCTTCCCATTATTGAACAAAGAGTAGAGGTGTGAATGATGAGTAAACAATATTTATTAGAAATTGGCTTAGAAGAAATTCCAGCCCGCTTTTTGCAGCCATTAAGTCTGCAATTAAAAGAGAGTGTGGAACAGTTTTTACAAGCGGAACGGATTCAATTTGATACGGTCACACCTTTAGCCACACCGAGACGTTTAGCCGTCATCGTCGATGGTTTAGCGGATAAGCAAGCAGATATTTCAGAAGTAGCAAAAGGCCCTGCGATGAAAATAGCAAAAGATGAAGCGGGTAATTGGTCCAAAGCTGCTCTAGGCTTTTTACGAGGACAAGGAGCAACGCCGGAAGATAGTTTTGTTGAGGCGATTAAAGGGGTTGATTACTTACACGTTAAGAAATTCATCCCTGGTCAATCGGTTGAGACGGTCTTAGCGCAATTACCACAAGTGATTCAAGCAATGACCTTTCCAGTAGCAATGCATTGGAATCAAATTGAAACCAGCTTTATTCGCCCGATTCATTGGATGGTGTCCTTATTAGATAATGAAGTGGTGCCGTTTGAATTTGTAGGAGTTACGGCAGACCGTATGAGCCGTGGACATCGTTTCTTAGGTCACGATGTGGTTATTCAATCGCCAGCAACCTATGTTGAACAATTAAAGCAAGAATGTGTCATGGTCGATTTCGCTGAGCGTCAAGCTATTATTAAGGCACAAATTGAAGCATTAGCGTCTCAACAACAATGGATTGTGCCAATTGACGCTGATTTATTAGAAGAAGTAACCGCAATCGTAGAATGGCCAACTGTATTTTATGGCGAATTTGAAACGAGTTATTTAGAAGTACCCGAGCAAGTATTGATTACTGCGATGCGTGACCATCAACGGTATTTCTATGCGACGAATCAAGCAGGTGAATTATTACCATATTTTATCTCGGTACGCAATGGGAATGCTGAGCATTTAGAACAAGTGATTAAAGGGAATCGTAAAGTGTTGCGCGCTCGGCTAGAAGATGCCTTATTCTTCTACAAAGAAGATTTAAAACGTCCATTATCGTATTACTTAGAAAAACTAGAAAATGTCAATGAGCATTCTTCATTAGGGTCACTAGCCGCTAAACAACGTCGTGTCGGTGAATTGGTTCCAGTTTTGGCAAAAGCGATTCACGCAGATGAACAGGCGGTGCAAGATGCTGTCGCAGCCAGTGGTGTCTATAAATATGATTTAATGACACAAACTGTTGGCGAATTTGATGAATTACAAGGTGAAATTGGCGCTGTCTATGCCGAGCATTATGGTTTATCTTCAGCGGTAGCTACTGCGATTAAAGAGCAATATTTACCTAAATCAAGTGGCGGTATGTTGCCGACAACGACAGCCAGTCAATTATTAGCCGTAGCCGATAAGTTGGATACACTGATTCATTATTTTAAAGTAGAGTTGATTCCAACAGGTTCAAACGATCCATATGCTCTAAGACGACAAGCAACCGGCATTGTGGAAATTGTGCTAGCTAACCAATGGCAGTTTGATTTAAATACGTTGTTATTACAACATCCATTAGTCCGAAATGATGAGCCATTATTAGCGGCCCTACAAGCCTTCTTTAAAGCACGTGTAGCGGTTGCTCTAGAACGTGAACAGATTGATTATGATATTATTCAAGCGGTTATCGCGAATAATCAAATGGTGTTAACGCAAATGGTTCACACAGCGACGCAGTTACAGGCTAAAAAAGATGAAGAACCGGAACACTATCGTCAAATCGTTGAATCGATTACACGTGTGGTGAATTTAGGTGCCAAAGCGGAAGTGGCAGAGATGGATGTAGCATTAGCACAAACAGCGTCAGAAACCGCATTAATCAATTATGCGTCATCACTAGGATTAGGTAATGTGATGGATGTTTTGCAACAATTAGTCGCACCGATTCAAGCGTATTTTGAAGAAAACATGGTGAATGCAGAGGATGAAGCAATTCGCCAAAATCGTTTAGCAACGATGCGTACTTTAACTGATTATGTGTTGGATTACGTTGATCCACGTCAATTAATCAGTAAATTTTAATCAATAAACCATATAGAAAGGAAGTGAGGAATAATGGCAACTTTTTTAGACCGAGCAAAAGTCAATGTAAAAGCGGGTAAAGGTGGCGATGGTATGGTCGCATTTCGCCGAGAAAAATACGTGCCAGACGGTGGCCCAGCCGGCGGTGACGGCGGTCGTGGAGGCAATGTGATTTTTCAAGTAGATGAAGGCTTACGAACATTGATGGATTTTCGTTACAATCGCCACTTTAAAGCAGCAAATGGTCAAAATGGCATGAGTAAGAGTAAATATGGTGCCGGTGCCGATGATTTAATTGTGAAAGTACCGCCTGGCACGTTAGTCCGTGATGTTGAAACAAATACCTTAATTGCAGATTTAGTCGATAATGGACAACAAGTGGTTGTTGCTAAAGGCGGTCGTGGTGGTCGTGGTAATATTCGTTTTGCGACCCATAAAAATCCTGCACCATCCATCGCTGAAAATGGGGAGCCGGGCGAAGAACGTGAATTGTCGCTTGAATTGAAAGTGTTGGCAGATGCGGGATTAGTAGGTTACCCGAGTGTGGGTAAATCTACCTTGTTATCGGTTGTCAGTAATGCCAAACCACGTATTGCCGACTATCAGTTTACAACATTGACACCCAATTTAGGTGTGGTGCAATTAGGTGTGGACCAAGAATTTGTCTTAGCCGATATGCCCGGATTAATTGAAGGTGCATCACAAGGTGTGGGCTTAGGGATTCATTTCTTGCGTCATATCGAACGGACAAAAGTATTAATCCATGTTATCGATATGGCAGCGACCCATGGGCGTGACCCGTACCAAGACTTTTTAGATATTATCAATGAATTGGCAGCGTATAATGAAAAATTATTGGAGCGTCCGATGATTTTAGCACTGAATAAAATGGACGAGCCAGCTGCGCAAGAAAATGTTGGAACTTTTAAAGAAAAAGTCGTAGCCTATTATCAAGAACATCGTCAAGAATTACCATTTATGTATGAAATTAGTGCTTGGCAAACGACAGGCATTAAAGATTTATTGAATAAAACGTATGAATTAATTCACACGACAGACTTTGTGCCATTAACTGAAGAAGTGATTGAAGCGGTACATTATCAATTAGAAGAGGAAGTACCATTCCACATCGAAGCGATTGAAGAAGGTTACTGGCGTTTATATGGTGAGAAAATCGAAAAATTATATGCGATGACCAATATGGTTCATGATGAAAGTATCGCACGTTTTGCCCGTCAGCTACGCTCAATGGGTGTCGATGAGGCGTTGCGTCAAGCCGGTGCGATGCCGGGCGATATCGTGGATTTAGCCGGTTATCAATTTGAGTTTGTCGATTAATTGAAGGTGAAACCATGACGCAAGTATTAAAAAGAAAATTACCATATGTGGATGCCTTAGATGGTTTAAAAGGTTTAGCGATTATCATCATACTGGCTTATCGTTATACGGAGCATCTTGTTCCGGGTGGTTTTTTAGTCGTCAATTTATTTCTATTTATCGCTGGATTTCTCAATTTTAGATATTTTCATCATCATATTAAACACGACCAACCCGTTGACTTTAAAGAATACTACCGACGTCGATTTGAACGGTTATTCTTTCCGATGCTATTTATGATGATGCTGGCGGTTGTCCTGATTCTATTCTTTGCTCGAGGGAATTTTTATAATTTACGAGGCATGGGTATTACGAGTTTATTATTTGGTAATAACTATTATCAATTATTTTTAAAGCAGTCGTATTTTAATCAGGCCGTCAATCAAAGTCCATTCGCGCATCTGTGGTTTACCTCTTTATATGCGGAACTAATCTTATTGACGCCATTACTCGTTATCTGTTGTTATCAGTGGCACAAAAATTCGTCACTGGCGATTAATATGTTATCGATTATTAGTGTGTTGTCGATGGTATTTATGGCGTATTTACATTGGACGGGCGCTGAAATTTCGCGTATCTATTTTGATGTATTGGCACGCTGTTCAGCTTATACTTTAGGTGGCATCTTCGCTTTTGTGGTACCATTGTCGATTCAGCCGAAAGTATTGGATAAAAAGGCGAAATGGCAGTTGACAATACTCGGTGCTGTCATCTTTTGGTTAGCATCCATGATGCTCTTATATATGTATGGGACGCGGCCATTCGCTTATCGGTTTGGTTTGTCATTTTTCTCAGTACTCAGTGTGGTGATGGTCTTTATTGCTATCTATCCGGGTACGGTTTGGCATCAACTATTTTCGAGTCAGCCATTGGTATGGCTCGGTAAACGTAGTTATTCGTATTATTTATGGCTTTATCCAGTCAGTTTAATTTTGCCAAATGTTATTAAAATCATTAATCGCAACTATGTGATACATATATTAGCAGGTATCTTTGTAACAGGATTATTGGCGGAATTGACGTATCAATTGATTGAGCGAAAACGCATTAGTATGCCGTTTGGTCAAGATATTAATTGGCAGAAGATGAAGTTTCAGTTAAATTATTTAAGAAATAGTAAGTCGGGTATGTTAACTACCA
The genomic region above belongs to Aerococcaceae bacterium zg-1292 and contains:
- a CDS encoding type II toxin-antitoxin system RelE/ParE family toxin, which produces MVYNLVPTPLFFKQFKKLDKFVQKQIKSYLESVVTNPRSKGKGLVANGSGQWRYRIGDYRVIVNIQDNEMVILALEVGHRKNIY
- the glyQ gene encoding glycine--tRNA ligase subunit alpha, giving the protein MAKKQTMQNIIMTLQQFWAKQGCMVLQSYDTEKGAGTMSPYTFLRAIGPEPWNAAYVEPSRRPADGRYGENPNRLFQHHQFQVVMKPSPLNIQELYLESLEAIGINPLEHDIRFVEDNWENPSLGCAGLGWEVWIDGMEITQFTYFQQVGGLKCMPVTSEITYGLERLAMYILDVEDVYELEWVEGVKYGEIFRQPEREHSTYAFELSNSEMLFHQFDAYEEEALKLIEAGLVHPAYDYILKCSHSFNLLDARGMISVSDRAGFLARIRKMARAVAQAFVDERERLGFPLLNKE
- a CDS encoding glycine--tRNA ligase subunit beta; this encodes MSKQYLLEIGLEEIPARFLQPLSLQLKESVEQFLQAERIQFDTVTPLATPRRLAVIVDGLADKQADISEVAKGPAMKIAKDEAGNWSKAALGFLRGQGATPEDSFVEAIKGVDYLHVKKFIPGQSVETVLAQLPQVIQAMTFPVAMHWNQIETSFIRPIHWMVSLLDNEVVPFEFVGVTADRMSRGHRFLGHDVVIQSPATYVEQLKQECVMVDFAERQAIIKAQIEALASQQQWIVPIDADLLEEVTAIVEWPTVFYGEFETSYLEVPEQVLITAMRDHQRYFYATNQAGELLPYFISVRNGNAEHLEQVIKGNRKVLRARLEDALFFYKEDLKRPLSYYLEKLENVNEHSSLGSLAAKQRRVGELVPVLAKAIHADEQAVQDAVAASGVYKYDLMTQTVGEFDELQGEIGAVYAEHYGLSSAVATAIKEQYLPKSSGGMLPTTTASQLLAVADKLDTLIHYFKVELIPTGSNDPYALRRQATGIVEIVLANQWQFDLNTLLLQHPLVRNDEPLLAALQAFFKARVAVALEREQIDYDIIQAVIANNQMVLTQMVHTATQLQAKKDEEPEHYRQIVESITRVVNLGAKAEVAEMDVALAQTASETALINYASSLGLGNVMDVLQQLVAPIQAYFEENMVNAEDEAIRQNRLATMRTLTDYVLDYVDPRQLISKF
- a CDS encoding acyltransferase, with protein sequence MTQVLKRKLPYVDALDGLKGLAIIIILAYRYTEHLVPGGFLVVNLFLFIAGFLNFRYFHHHIKHDQPVDFKEYYRRRFERLFFPMLFMMMLAVVLILFFARGNFYNLRGMGITSLLFGNNYYQLFLKQSYFNQAVNQSPFAHLWFTSLYAELILLTPLLVICCYQWHKNSSLAINMLSIISVLSMVFMAYLHWTGAEISRIYFDVLARCSAYTLGGIFAFVVPLSIQPKVLDKKAKWQLTILGAVIFWLASMMLLYMYGTRPFAYRFGLSFFSVLSVVMVFIAIYPGTVWHQLFSSQPLVWLGKRSYSYYLWLYPVSLILPNVIKIINRNYVIHILAGIFVTGLLAELTYQLIERKRISMPFGQDINWQKMKFQLNYLRNSKSGMLTTKCAIGFYAFIVTVGMLGMIFAPQLGSGETKILAKTFEKNTALAAKTRYGEENRTMVINNIEGLDQQVKLYANALDITFVGDSLLLASTKEILDVFPKAVIDVQEGRQLYASVETIEKLKQDNRLKQTVVTLVGLNGTFTQGQINDYIEAIGEDHLVYFVLVGTNLSWSKQLNDQLMQATQRFGNVRIIDWSSMINSHPSWLLDDFHPNETGSLELAKLIASELYRQR
- the obgE gene encoding GTPase ObgE; this encodes MATFLDRAKVNVKAGKGGDGMVAFRREKYVPDGGPAGGDGGRGGNVIFQVDEGLRTLMDFRYNRHFKAANGQNGMSKSKYGAGADDLIVKVPPGTLVRDVETNTLIADLVDNGQQVVVAKGGRGGRGNIRFATHKNPAPSIAENGEPGEERELSLELKVLADAGLVGYPSVGKSTLLSVVSNAKPRIADYQFTTLTPNLGVVQLGVDQEFVLADMPGLIEGASQGVGLGIHFLRHIERTKVLIHVIDMAATHGRDPYQDFLDIINELAAYNEKLLERPMILALNKMDEPAAQENVGTFKEKVVAYYQEHRQELPFMYEISAWQTTGIKDLLNKTYELIHTTDFVPLTEEVIEAVHYQLEEEVPFHIEAIEEGYWRLYGEKIEKLYAMTNMVHDESIARFARQLRSMGVDEALRQAGAMPGDIVDLAGYQFEFVD
- a CDS encoding antitoxin; this translates as MATITLKISEREKIFLQGIAKLEGISLSELIRNKTLRSIEDEYDAKVADMVLEDYEEYLANGGQVLSWSELTHGL
- a CDS encoding ABC transporter ATP-binding protein yields the protein MSDALDIKGLKKVYASGVEALRGIDLTVEEGDFYALLGPNGAGKSTTIGIITSLVNKTAGQVKVFGYDIDTDLERAKQQIGLVPQEFNFNPFETVQQIVVNQAGYYGVPRKEALKRSETFLKQANLWEKRNQRARMLSGGMKRRLMIARALMHEPKLLILDEPTAGVDIELRRDMWAFLKELNASGTTIILTTHYLEEAEMLCRNIGIIQSGELIENTSMKTLLAKLQYETFIFDLDKYTTKPVIAGYNSYFEDDQTLAVEVERHQGVNNIFEQLNQQQVKVLSMRNKSNRLEELFLKITEDKK
- a CDS encoding ABC transporter permease, whose amino-acid sequence is MFSIYFTALKSLAIKETNRYLRIWVQTLVPPVITTSLYFIIFGKMIGGRIGEMGGFSYMEFIVPGLIMMSAITSSYSNVSSSFFSQKFQKNIEELLVAPVPTHVIIWGFVIGGLGRSLLVGSLVTVISLFFVPLKVYSWGIVVITLLMTAILFSLAGLINGVFAQSYDDVSIVPTFVLQPLTYLGGVFYAISMLPPFWQAVSKINPIVYMISGFRYGFLGTTDVPIMVSITILVLFIIVLYSVCYYLVSRGRGLRS